A genome region from Triticum aestivum cultivar Chinese Spring chromosome 2B, IWGSC CS RefSeq v2.1, whole genome shotgun sequence includes the following:
- the LOC123042629 gene encoding serine/threonine-protein kinase OXI1-like produces the protein MTAQALVPPPPEPRQLSLAGLRAVSVLGCGAKGVVFHVVPKGEGGAGEVAMTLKAVSREAARHKKSGGSGGGDGHRRIWFERDVLLALRHLLLPALRGVFATDAVIGFIAAAAAT, from the coding sequence ATGACGGCGCAGGcgctcgtgccgccgccgccggagccgcggcAGCTCAGCCTGGCGGGCCTCAGGGCCGTCTCCGTGCTCGGCTGCGGCGCCAAGGGCGTCGTCTTCCACGTCGTGCCCAAGggcgagggcggcgccggcgaAGTCGCCATGACACTCAAGGCGGTCTCGCGGGAGGCCGCGCGACACAAGAAGAGcggcgggagcggcggcggggacggACACCGAAGGATCTGGTTCGAGCGCGACGTGCTCCTGGCCCTGCGCCACTTGCTGCTCCCCGCCCTCCGCGGCGTCTTCGCCACTGACGCCGTCATCGGCTTCATCGCTGCAGCGGCGGCGACCTGA